From a region of the Streptomyces tirandamycinicus genome:
- a CDS encoding bifunctional nuclease family protein, whose protein sequence is MNELDVVGVRVEMPSNQPIVLLREVGGDRYLPIWIGPGEATAIAFAQQGMAPARPLTHDLFKDVLEAVGQELTEVRITDLREGVFYAELVFASGVEVSARPSDAIALALRTGTPIYGSDGVLDDAGIAIPDEQEDEVEKFREFLDQISPEDFGSSSQ, encoded by the coding sequence GTGAACGAGCTCGACGTTGTGGGTGTCCGGGTGGAAATGCCCTCCAACCAGCCGATCGTGCTCCTGCGCGAAGTGGGAGGCGATCGGTACCTCCCCATCTGGATCGGACCGGGTGAGGCGACCGCGATCGCCTTCGCGCAGCAGGGGATGGCACCGGCCAGGCCGCTCACCCACGACCTGTTCAAGGACGTCCTGGAGGCCGTCGGGCAGGAGCTCACCGAGGTGCGGATCACCGACCTGCGGGAGGGCGTCTTCTACGCGGAGCTGGTCTTCGCCAGTGGCGTGGAGGTCAGCGCCAGGCCGTCCGACGCCATAGCGCTGGCGCTGCGCACCGGTACGCCGATCTACGGCAGCGACGGCGTGCTGGACGACGCCGGCATCGCGATCCCGGACGAGCAGGAGGACGAGGTCGAGAAGTTCCGCGAGTTCCTCGACCAGATCTCGCCGGAGGACTTCGGCTCCAGCAGCCAGTGA
- a CDS encoding DUF881 domain-containing protein: MPQQPPVTRTVSPPRPDASMSLLNNVMDHSLDDGYAEATARREAEGGPLPQPLRAKLWLAAGLVLAALVVTLGAAQARISAPVVAKEREELIDRIEAETTAADELARDVERLRGEVGERQRRALQDQGGHQGALVALLSGATEVTGRGVKLVVDDAKGSQADGGGPRESSGFSDTGRVRDRDMQRVVNGLWESGAEAVAINGQRLTALSAIRAAGDAILVDNKPLVPPYTVLAVGDGKKLSTAFQDSADGQYLHALQENFGIRSSISAQEQVRLPAAPSLIVRTAEPRTAGGTGQGTAETGKGTS, encoded by the coding sequence ATGCCGCAGCAGCCCCCCGTCACGAGGACCGTCTCGCCGCCGCGTCCCGACGCGTCCATGTCGCTGCTGAACAACGTCATGGACCACAGCCTCGACGACGGCTACGCGGAGGCGACGGCCCGCAGGGAGGCCGAGGGCGGGCCGCTGCCCCAGCCGCTGCGGGCCAAGCTGTGGCTCGCGGCCGGGCTGGTGCTGGCGGCTCTGGTGGTCACCCTCGGAGCGGCTCAGGCGCGGATATCGGCACCCGTCGTGGCGAAGGAACGTGAAGAGCTCATCGACCGTATCGAGGCCGAGACCACGGCCGCGGACGAGCTGGCGCGGGACGTCGAGCGGCTTCGCGGGGAGGTCGGCGAGCGGCAGCGCAGGGCGCTCCAGGACCAGGGCGGGCACCAGGGGGCCCTCGTGGCCCTGCTCTCCGGCGCTACCGAGGTGACCGGGCGGGGGGTCAAGCTGGTCGTCGACGACGCCAAGGGCAGCCAGGCGGACGGCGGCGGTCCGCGGGAGAGCAGTGGCTTCTCCGACACCGGCCGGGTCCGCGACCGCGACATGCAACGCGTCGTCAACGGACTCTGGGAGTCGGGAGCGGAGGCCGTCGCGATCAACGGGCAGCGGCTGACCGCCCTGTCCGCGATCAGGGCCGCCGGTGACGCCATACTCGTCGACAACAAGCCGCTGGTGCCGCCGTACACGGTGCTCGCCGTCGGCGACGGGAAGAAGCTGAGCACCGCCTTCCAGGACAGCGCGGACGGTCAGTACCTCCACGCGCTGCAGGAGAACTTCGGGATCCGGAGCAGCATCTCCGCCCAGGAGCAGGTGCGTCTGCCGGCCGCACCGAGCCTGATCGTACGTACCGCAGAGCCGAGGACCGCCGGTGGCACCGGTCAGGGCACGGCAGAGACAGGGAAGGGCACATCGTGA
- a CDS encoding MerR family transcriptional regulator: MRSSGDGTAAGSHGRGPVEGLTYALHDGAPADATPETVGYRGPTACAAAGITYRQLDYWARTGLVEPSVRPAHGSGTQRLYSFRDVVVLKIVKRFLDTGVALQNIRAAVRHLRARGFADLERMTLMSDGATVYECSSPDEVVDLLQGGQGVFGIAVGVVWRDVEAALSQLHGERIDTGETLIGHDPGDELARRRRERAG, from the coding sequence GTGAGAAGCAGCGGCGACGGTACGGCAGCGGGTTCGCACGGGCGCGGTCCCGTGGAGGGCCTGACGTATGCGCTTCACGACGGTGCGCCGGCCGATGCGACGCCCGAGACCGTGGGCTACCGGGGGCCTACCGCGTGCGCGGCGGCGGGCATCACCTACCGGCAGCTCGACTACTGGGCGCGCACCGGTCTGGTCGAACCCAGTGTGCGACCCGCCCACGGCTCGGGCACCCAGCGGCTCTACAGCTTTCGGGACGTCGTCGTCCTCAAGATCGTCAAGCGTTTCCTGGACACCGGGGTCGCCCTGCAGAACATCCGGGCGGCGGTGCGGCATCTGCGGGCCCGCGGCTTCGCGGACCTCGAGCGGATGACCCTGATGAGCGACGGCGCGACGGTGTACGAGTGCTCGTCGCCGGACGAGGTCGTGGACCTCCTCCAGGGCGGGCAGGGCGTGTTCGGGATCGCCGTCGGGGTGGTGTGGCGGGACGTCGAGGCGGCGCTCTCGCAGCTGCACGGGGAGCGTATCGACACCGGTGAGACGCTGATCGGCCACGACCCGGGCGACGAGCTGGCCAGGCGCCGCCGCGAGCGCGCCGGCTGA
- a CDS encoding DNA polymerase IV, with the protein MRPAPTILHLDMDAFFAAAEQAAKPSLRGKPVVVGGLGPRGVVATASYEARRFGVHSAMPMAQARRLCPNAAYLVPRFSLYRTVSDQVMELLGLLSPLVEPLSLDEAFVDLEAGGAADDSRSAREAGERLRRDILAATGLTGSVGLAGSKMLAKIASEQAKPDGLVLIEPGTERELLGPMPVRTLPGVGPATGEHLRRAGMTTVADLAEAGEDELVRLLGKAHGGAIFRMAMGRDDRPVVAERDAKSVSVEDTFDVDLHDRVRIRTEVERLADRCVHRLRASGHSGRTIVLKVRRFDFSTLTRSETLRGPTDDPAVVREAATRLLDAVDTTGGVRLLGVGVSGLADYTQEDLFAQAAAGDRPEGDPAAEPSRRQAPAEDRPPDREAAPGAVRRWAAGQDVRHADHGAGWVQGSGLGRVTVRFEEPWSALPGRVRTFAVDDPGLEPSDPLPLVRPPEGQSSGPAGRPRPRSPADPVPESGPSPSPPGAGEAVGRSGGDGRSRP; encoded by the coding sequence GTGAGACCCGCGCCCACCATCCTGCATCTGGACATGGATGCGTTCTTCGCCGCCGCGGAGCAGGCGGCGAAGCCGAGTCTGCGCGGCAAGCCGGTCGTCGTCGGCGGTCTGGGGCCGCGCGGCGTGGTCGCCACCGCCTCGTACGAGGCCAGACGGTTCGGTGTGCACTCCGCGATGCCCATGGCGCAGGCGCGAAGGCTGTGCCCGAACGCCGCCTACCTGGTGCCGCGCTTCTCGCTCTACCGGACGGTGAGCGACCAGGTGATGGAGCTGCTGGGCCTGCTCTCACCGCTGGTGGAGCCGCTGAGCCTGGACGAGGCCTTCGTGGACCTGGAGGCGGGTGGGGCGGCCGACGACTCCCGCTCGGCCCGGGAGGCCGGTGAGCGGCTGCGCAGGGACATCCTGGCGGCCACCGGGCTGACGGGTTCGGTGGGACTGGCGGGATCCAAGATGCTGGCGAAGATCGCCTCCGAGCAGGCCAAGCCGGACGGGCTGGTGCTCATCGAGCCGGGCACCGAGCGGGAGCTGCTGGGGCCGATGCCGGTGCGGACGCTGCCGGGGGTGGGGCCGGCGACGGGGGAGCATCTGCGGCGGGCGGGCATGACCACGGTGGCGGATCTGGCCGAGGCGGGCGAGGACGAGCTCGTCAGGCTGCTGGGCAAGGCGCACGGGGGTGCGATCTTCCGTATGGCGATGGGCCGGGACGACCGCCCGGTGGTCGCGGAGCGGGACGCCAAGTCCGTGTCGGTGGAGGACACCTTCGACGTGGACCTGCACGACCGGGTCCGCATCCGGACCGAGGTGGAGCGGCTCGCGGACCGCTGTGTGCACCGGCTGCGCGCCTCCGGGCACTCGGGGCGGACGATCGTGCTGAAGGTGCGGCGGTTCGACTTCTCGACGCTGACCAGGTCGGAGACGCTGCGCGGGCCCACCGACGATCCCGCGGTGGTGCGGGAGGCGGCGACGAGACTGCTGGACGCGGTGGACACCACGGGCGGGGTGCGGCTGCTCGGCGTGGGCGTGAGCGGCCTCGCCGACTACACGCAGGAGGATCTCTTCGCCCAGGCCGCGGCGGGGGACCGGCCCGAGGGGGACCCGGCGGCGGAGCCGTCCCGGCGGCAGGCGCCGGCGGAGGACCGGCCGCCGGACCGGGAGGCCGCCCCGGGTGCCGTGCGGCGCTGGGCCGCCGGCCAGGACGTCCGGCATGCCGACCACGGCGCCGGATGGGTGCAGGGCAGCGGACTGGGGAGGGTCACCGTCCGCTTCGAGGAACCGTGGTCGGCCCTGCCGGGCCGGGTGCGCACGTTCGCCGTGGACGACCCCGGTCTGGAGCCTTCGGACCCGCTGCCGCTGGTGCGGCCGCCGGAGGGTCAGTCGTCAGGGCCCGCGGGCCGCCCGAGGCCGCGGTCCCCGGCGGACCCGGTGCCCGAGTCGGGGCCGTCCCCCTCGCCGCCGGGGGCCGGCGAGGCGGTGGGCCGCTCCGGCGGTGACGGCAGGTCGAGACCGTAG
- a CDS encoding DUF881 domain-containing protein, protein MTPPRRPEGPLPVEDAPAEPGAPRALPTGPGPLPAPARPAPAGAGEAGARSAAPEADGREGLEGPQGAYSGDGDGADAPAEGGAPHVAPTGDGPQLTGRQRLVAGLWPPRFSRAQLIVALLLFVLGLGLAIQVQSTSDSSALRGARQEDLVRILDELDDRTKRLQDEKQRLEEQRTELETSSDQAEEARRQTQEKERQLGILAGTVAAQGPGITLTIGDGAGAVESDMLLDAIQELRAAGAEAIQVNGVRVVADSYFSDGGGSIQVDGRKIGAPYRFKVIGRPQDLEPALNIPGGVVQTLEKEQATVTVTRSEKIVVDALRPVERPDYARSSSR, encoded by the coding sequence GTGACGCCGCCGCGGCGGCCCGAGGGGCCGCTGCCCGTAGAGGACGCCCCCGCCGAGCCCGGAGCCCCTCGGGCCCTGCCCACCGGGCCGGGCCCGCTTCCCGCCCCGGCCCGGCCGGCGCCCGCCGGAGCGGGGGAGGCCGGTGCGCGGTCCGCAGCTCCCGAAGCCGACGGGCGGGAGGGGCTGGAGGGGCCGCAAGGGGCGTACAGCGGCGACGGCGACGGCGCGGACGCTCCCGCGGAGGGCGGCGCGCCGCACGTGGCGCCGACCGGCGACGGACCGCAGCTGACGGGTCGGCAGCGACTGGTGGCCGGGCTGTGGCCGCCCCGCTTCTCGCGCGCCCAACTCATCGTGGCCCTGCTGCTGTTCGTGCTGGGCCTCGGTCTGGCCATCCAGGTCCAGTCGACGAGCGACAGCAGCGCCCTGCGCGGCGCGCGCCAGGAGGATCTCGTGCGGATCCTCGATGAACTGGATGACCGCACCAAGCGTCTGCAAGATGAGAAGCAGCGGCTCGAGGAGCAGCGGACCGAGCTGGAGACCAGCTCGGACCAGGCCGAAGAGGCGCGCCGGCAGACGCAGGAAAAGGAGCGGCAGCTGGGCATCCTCGCCGGTACCGTGGCCGCACAGGGCCCGGGCATCACGCTGACCATCGGCGACGGGGCCGGGGCGGTCGAGTCGGACATGCTGCTCGACGCGATCCAGGAACTCCGTGCCGCGGGGGCCGAGGCGATCCAGGTCAACGGGGTGAGGGTGGTCGCGGACTCCTACTTCTCCGACGGCGGCGGCAGCATCCAGGTGGACGGCAGGAAGATCGGTGCCCCGTACCGTTTCAAGGTCATCGGCAGGCCGCAGGACCTCGAGCCCGCGCTGAACATTCCCGGCGGAGTGGTGCAGACCCTGGAGAAGGAGCAGGCCACCGTCACGGTGACCCGCTCGGAGAAGATCGTCGTGGATGCCTTGCGACCCGTGGAACGGCCTGACTACGCTCGGTCGTCCTCCCGGTGA
- a CDS encoding MerR family transcriptional regulator, translating to MRRTPAGGAGHGTAGGDRLVSIGSVLHQLREEFPEVTISKIRFLEAEGLVEPQRTPSGYRKFSPGDVERLAQVLRMQRDHYLPLKVIREHLDALARGERPPLPSQGGPVGSGEAGECRSEGPTAARVGRSELLAAAEVTEEKLGEWEAYGLITPSADSSYEAESVTVARLIADLGRFGLEPRHLRAMKAAADREAGLVEQVVAPLRRHRNPQTRAHAEATAKELAALSVRLHSALVQTALGVRLP from the coding sequence ATGCGGCGAACTCCGGCGGGCGGTGCCGGCCACGGCACCGCCGGTGGCGACCGGCTGGTCAGCATCGGTTCGGTGCTGCACCAGCTGCGGGAAGAGTTTCCCGAAGTCACCATCTCCAAGATCCGTTTTCTGGAGGCCGAGGGGCTCGTCGAGCCGCAACGCACACCGTCCGGCTACCGCAAGTTCAGCCCCGGGGACGTCGAGCGGCTCGCGCAGGTGCTCCGCATGCAGCGGGACCACTATCTGCCGCTGAAGGTCATCCGCGAGCACCTCGACGCCCTGGCGCGGGGGGAACGCCCCCCGCTCCCGTCCCAGGGCGGGCCGGTGGGATCCGGCGAGGCGGGCGAGTGCCGCTCCGAAGGGCCCACGGCGGCGCGCGTAGGGCGGTCGGAGCTGCTCGCGGCCGCGGAGGTCACCGAGGAGAAGCTCGGCGAGTGGGAGGCCTACGGTCTGATCACTCCTTCGGCGGACTCCTCCTACGAAGCCGAGTCCGTGACGGTGGCCAGACTGATCGCCGACCTGGGCAGATTCGGCCTGGAGCCGAGGCATCTGCGGGCGATGAAGGCTGCCGCCGACCGTGAGGCGGGTCTGGTCGAACAAGTGGTCGCACCGCTTCGCCGGCACCGCAACCCGCAGACCAGAGCGCATGCCGAGGCGACCGCGAAGGAGCTGGCGGCGCTCTCCGTCAGGCTGCACTCGGCGCTGGTGCAGACGGCGCTGGGGGTACGTCTGCCCTGA
- a CDS encoding small basic family protein — MIAVLGLVLGVVAGLLLRPEVPAVVEPYLPIAVVAALDAVFGGLRAMLDGIFVDKVFVVSFLSNVVVAALIVFLGDKLGVGAQLSTGVVVVLGIRIFSNAAAIRRHVFRA, encoded by the coding sequence GTGATCGCCGTACTGGGCCTGGTCTTGGGAGTCGTGGCGGGACTGTTGCTCCGCCCCGAGGTGCCGGCGGTGGTCGAGCCCTACCTTCCGATCGCCGTCGTCGCGGCCCTCGACGCGGTCTTCGGCGGTCTGCGGGCCATGCTCGACGGGATCTTCGTCGACAAGGTCTTCGTGGTCTCGTTCCTCTCGAACGTCGTCGTGGCCGCTCTGATCGTCTTCCTCGGCGACAAACTGGGCGTCGGTGCGCAGTTGTCCACGGGAGTGGTGGTCGTCCTCGGCATCCGCATCTTCTCCAACGCGGCCGCGATCCGCCGCCATGTGTTCCGGGCGTGA
- a CDS encoding FHA domain-containing protein — protein sequence MSGGYGRCEDVRVGRCFHSGFLPHGRVCFGQGESPVKLFGKLFGKSAREEGGTARHRAPRHGQEAEQSGERPLFRDEIAGGDIPGGQGASAVDPAGPGRIGFGEPSTSSTGGGFAPDPYASHAPAGQPRQEDLSMPVCTRCGNRNAETSRFCSNCGAPLRSGAPAERASETTSTISISGIEAYEAEATGQTPLPSLSPEAQAAVEALPLGSALLVVRRGPNAGSRFLLDSELTTAGRHPQSDIFLDDFTVSRRHVEFRRAADGTFTVTDVGSLNGTYVNREPIDSVVLANGDEVQIGKYRLVFYANQRGI from the coding sequence CTGTCCGGAGGGTACGGACGTTGTGAGGATGTCCGGGTCGGCAGGTGTTTTCATTCAGGGTTCCTGCCCCACGGGCGGGTCTGTTTCGGTCAAGGGGAATCGCCCGTGAAGTTGTTTGGGAAGTTGTTCGGCAAGAGCGCACGCGAGGAGGGCGGCACCGCCCGCCACCGCGCACCGCGCCACGGCCAGGAGGCGGAGCAGAGCGGCGAGCGCCCGCTCTTCCGGGACGAGATCGCCGGTGGTGACATTCCCGGCGGTCAGGGCGCGTCTGCTGTTGACCCTGCCGGTCCCGGCCGCATAGGTTTCGGGGAACCGTCAACCTCAAGTACGGGTGGAGGGTTTGCCCCGGACCCGTACGCATCCCATGCCCCCGCGGGGCAGCCGCGGCAGGAGGACCTGTCCATGCCGGTGTGTACGCGATGCGGCAACCGCAACGCCGAGACCAGCCGCTTCTGCTCCAACTGCGGCGCGCCGCTGCGGTCCGGAGCTCCGGCGGAACGGGCCTCGGAGACCACCTCGACGATCTCCATCTCGGGGATCGAGGCCTACGAGGCGGAGGCCACGGGGCAGACGCCCCTCCCCTCGCTCTCGCCGGAGGCCCAGGCGGCCGTCGAGGCCCTCCCGCTGGGCTCGGCCCTGCTCGTGGTGCGACGCGGGCCGAACGCGGGCAGCCGCTTCCTCCTGGACAGCGAGCTGACGACGGCGGGCCGCCACCCCCAGAGCGACATCTTCCTGGACGACTTCACCGTCTCGCGCCGCCATGTGGAGTTCCGCAGGGCGGCCGACGGCACCTTCACCGTCACGGACGTCGGCAGCCTCAACGGCACATACGTCAACCGCGAGCCGATCGACTCGGTCGTCCTGGCGAACGGTGACGAAGTTCAGATCGGCAAGTACCGGCTGGTCTTCTACGCGAACCAGCGGGGCATCTGA
- a CDS encoding CDP-alcohol phosphatidyltransferase family protein → MEVQETRVQTDRVLTIPNILSMARLLGVPLFLWLILLPEFGGPKADGWALLVLALSGVSDYLDGKLARRWNQISSLGRILDPAADRLYILSTLVGLTWRGILPLWLTVALLARDLMLLVMVGILRRHGYPPPQVNFLGKAATFNLMYAFPLLLLSDGDGWLASLAEVFGWAFAGWGTTLYWWAGILYVVQVRRLVKADAVAD, encoded by the coding sequence GTGGAGGTCCAGGAGACCCGTGTTCAGACCGACCGGGTACTCACCATCCCCAACATCCTCAGCATGGCTCGCCTGCTCGGAGTGCCGCTGTTCCTGTGGCTGATCCTCCTGCCCGAGTTCGGCGGACCGAAGGCCGACGGCTGGGCGCTCCTCGTGCTCGCACTGAGCGGCGTCAGCGACTATCTCGACGGCAAGCTCGCCCGCCGGTGGAACCAGATCAGCAGCCTGGGCCGGATCCTCGACCCCGCCGCCGACCGCCTCTACATCCTTTCCACCCTCGTGGGCCTGACCTGGCGGGGCATCCTGCCCCTTTGGTTGACCGTCGCACTTCTGGCCCGGGACCTGATGCTGCTCGTGATGGTGGGAATCCTGCGCCGGCACGGCTATCCGCCTCCCCAGGTGAACTTTCTGGGCAAGGCGGCTACCTTCAACTTGATGTATGCGTTCCCGCTCCTGCTGCTCAGCGACGGAGACGGGTGGCTCGCGTCACTCGCCGAAGTTTTCGGATGGGCGTTCGCAGGATGGGGTACAACTCTGTATTGGTGGGCAGGGATCCTCTATGTGGTCCAGGTCCGCCGACTCGTCAAGGCTGACGCCGTGGCCGATTGA
- a CDS encoding mannose-1-phosphate guanyltransferase — MKAVVMAGGEGTRLRPMTSSMPKPLLPVVNRPIMEHVLRLLKRHGLTETVVTVQFLASLVKNYFGDGEELGMELTYAHEEKPLGTAGSVKNAEEALKDDAFLVISGDALTDFDLSDLVRFHKEKGALVTVCLTRVPNPLEFGITIVDEQGKVERFLEKPTWGQVFSDTVNTGIYVMEPEVFDYVEADVSVDWSGDVFPQLMKEGKPIYGYIAEGYWEDVGTHESYVKAQADVLEGKVDVEVDGFEISPGVWVAEGAEVHPDAVLRGPLYVGDYAKVEADAEIREHTVVGSNVVVKSGAFLHRAVVHDNVYVGPQSNLRGCVVGKNTDIMRAVRIEDGAVIGDECLIGEESIVQGNVRIYPFKTIEAGAFVNTSVIWESRGQANLFGARGVSGILNVEITPELAVRLAGAYATTLKKGATVTTARDHSRGARALKRAVISALQASAIDVRDLENVPLPVARQQTARGSAGGIMIRTSPGVPDSVDIMFFDERGADLSQGGQRKLDRVYARQEYRRAFPGEIGDLSFPASIYDSYTGSLLRNVDTSGIAEAGLKVVIDASNGSAGLVLPSLLGRLGVDALTINPGLDESRPTETLEQRRQGLVRLGEIVASARAAFGVRFDPVGERLSFVDERGRIVEDDRALLVMLDLVAAERRSGKVALPVTTTRIAEQVAAYHGTQVEWTTTSPDDLTRVCREESTIFGGDGRGGFIIPEFSSVFDGPAAFVRLLGLVARTQLTLSQIDARIPSAHLLRKDIATPWAVKGLVMRRVVEAAGDRSVDTTDGVRVVEADGRWVLVLPDPSEAVTHLWAEGPDDASAQALLGEWSTVVESAGDATEQ, encoded by the coding sequence ATGAAGGCCGTCGTGATGGCTGGTGGCGAAGGAACACGACTTCGCCCCATGACCTCGAGCATGCCCAAGCCACTGCTGCCGGTGGTCAACAGGCCGATCATGGAGCATGTGCTGCGCCTGCTCAAGCGGCACGGGCTCACTGAGACGGTCGTGACCGTCCAGTTCCTCGCCTCCCTCGTCAAGAACTACTTCGGTGACGGGGAAGAGCTGGGGATGGAGCTCACCTATGCGCACGAGGAGAAGCCACTCGGTACCGCGGGCAGCGTGAAGAACGCGGAAGAGGCGCTGAAGGACGACGCGTTTCTCGTCATTTCCGGGGACGCGCTCACCGACTTCGACCTTTCGGATCTGGTCAGGTTCCACAAGGAGAAGGGCGCACTCGTCACGGTGTGCCTGACCCGGGTGCCGAATCCCCTCGAATTCGGCATCACGATCGTGGACGAACAGGGGAAGGTCGAACGGTTCCTGGAGAAGCCCACCTGGGGCCAGGTCTTCTCGGACACGGTGAACACCGGCATCTACGTGATGGAGCCGGAGGTCTTTGACTACGTCGAAGCCGATGTCTCCGTCGACTGGTCCGGCGACGTCTTTCCGCAGCTGATGAAGGAAGGCAAGCCGATCTACGGCTATATCGCCGAGGGCTACTGGGAGGACGTCGGCACCCACGAGAGCTATGTGAAGGCCCAGGCCGACGTTCTCGAGGGCAAGGTCGACGTGGAGGTCGACGGCTTCGAGATCTCGCCCGGCGTCTGGGTCGCCGAGGGCGCGGAGGTCCATCCGGACGCCGTGCTGAGGGGCCCCCTCTACGTCGGCGACTACGCCAAGGTCGAAGCGGACGCGGAGATCCGCGAGCACACCGTCGTCGGGTCCAACGTGGTCGTGAAATCGGGCGCGTTCCTGCACCGGGCCGTCGTCCACGACAATGTGTACGTCGGGCCGCAGAGCAATCTGCGCGGCTGTGTCGTCGGCAAGAACACCGACATCATGCGCGCCGTGCGGATCGAGGACGGCGCCGTCATCGGCGACGAGTGCCTGATCGGCGAGGAGTCGATCGTCCAGGGCAACGTGCGGATCTACCCGTTCAAGACGATCGAGGCCGGCGCCTTCGTCAACACCTCGGTGATCTGGGAATCGCGCGGTCAGGCGAATCTCTTCGGGGCCCGCGGCGTCTCGGGAATCCTCAACGTCGAGATCACGCCGGAACTGGCCGTGCGGCTCGCGGGGGCGTACGCCACCACCCTGAAGAAGGGAGCGACGGTCACCACGGCCCGTGACCACTCCCGAGGCGCGAGGGCGCTGAAACGGGCGGTGATCTCCGCACTCCAGGCCAGTGCCATCGACGTACGGGACCTGGAGAACGTCCCGCTGCCGGTCGCCCGGCAGCAGACGGCCCGGGGCAGCGCCGGCGGCATCATGATCCGGACCTCGCCCGGTGTCCCGGACTCGGTCGACATCATGTTCTTCGACGAGCGCGGTGCCGACCTGTCACAGGGCGGCCAGCGGAAGCTCGACCGCGTGTACGCACGCCAGGAGTACCGGCGTGCCTTCCCGGGAGAGATCGGAGACCTGTCCTTCCCGGCGAGCATCTACGACTCGTACACGGGTTCACTGCTGCGCAACGTCGACACCAGCGGGATCGCGGAGGCAGGGCTCAAGGTCGTCATCGACGCCTCCAACGGCAGCGCCGGCCTCGTGCTGCCCAGCCTGCTCGGCAGGCTCGGTGTGGACGCGCTGACGATCAACCCCGGGCTCGACGAGTCGCGGCCGACCGAGACGCTCGAGCAGCGCAGGCAGGGCCTGGTGCGGCTGGGCGAGATCGTGGCGTCCGCACGCGCCGCCTTCGGCGTGCGCTTCGACCCCGTCGGAGAGCGGCTGTCGTTCGTCGACGAGCGCGGCCGGATCGTGGAGGACGACCGGGCGCTGCTCGTCATGCTCGACCTCGTCGCCGCGGAACGCCGCAGCGGCAAGGTGGCGCTGCCGGTGACGACGACCCGTATCGCCGAGCAGGTCGCCGCCTATCACGGTACGCAGGTGGAGTGGACGACCACATCCCCCGACGATCTCACCCGGGTCTGCCGGGAGGAGTCGACCATCTTCGGCGGGGACGGCCGTGGCGGCTTCATCATCCCGGAGTTCAGCAGCGTCTTCGACGGACCTGCGGCGTTCGTCCGGCTCCTCGGCCTGGTGGCCCGTACTCAGCTCACCCTGAGCCAGATCGACGCCCGCATCCCGAGCGCCCATCTGCTCCGCAAGGACATCGCGACGCCGTGGGCGGTCAAGGGGCTGGTGATGCGCCGCGTCGTCGAGGCCGCCGGCGACCGCTCCGTGGACACCACCGACGGTGTCCGCGTGGTGGAGGCGGACGGCCGTTGGGTGCTGGTGCTGCCCGATCCGTCCGAGGCCGTCACCCATCTGTGGGCCGAGGGACCGGACGACGCATCCGCCCAGGCACTCCTGGGCGAGTGGTCCACGGTCGTGGAAAGCGCAGGTGACGCCACGGAGCAGTGA